One part of the Methylobacterium terrae genome encodes these proteins:
- the flgB gene encoding flagellar basal body rod protein FlgB: MSVTDLPVVAMLRNRMQWQQTRQKVLAENVANADTPGFRARDLKEPRFRPDGAVAAAGLPVIGMERTSGLHLASAGGGGPSEERTGTRFEMTPSGNAVSLEDEMLKAADNQSDYQLASLLYRKSLQTLRTAVGR; this comes from the coding sequence GTGTCGGTCACCGATCTCCCCGTCGTCGCGATGTTGCGCAACCGGATGCAATGGCAGCAGACGCGCCAGAAGGTCCTGGCGGAGAACGTCGCCAACGCCGATACGCCGGGCTTCAGGGCCCGCGACCTCAAGGAGCCGCGATTCCGGCCGGACGGCGCCGTCGCCGCCGCGGGGCTGCCGGTCATCGGCATGGAGCGCACCAGCGGCCTGCACCTCGCCAGCGCCGGCGGCGGCGGTCCGAGCGAGGAGCGCACCGGCACCCGCTTCGAGATGACGCCGAGCGGCAACGCGGTGAGCCTCGAGGACGAGATGCTGAAGGCCGCCGACAACCAGAGCGACTACCAGCTCGCGAGCCTCCTCTACCGCAAGAGCCTGCAGACCCTGCGCACCGCGGTCGGCCGGTAG
- a CDS encoding motility protein A yields the protein MDIATGAGLVGGIAVVFVLIMIDGGNFAAYFDKHAVIVIFGGATAATMLRFPFSVIVHGVPMGLRYAFNMRAIRPRELIDEITKIADVVKKQGPMAIENLEISDPFLAQGVRYIADGYDREFIRDTMERDRDNFLMHLDEGSKVYRAFGDCAPAWGMIGTILGMVTMFANMSDPSKLGPAMATALLATLYGALIANMITLPIADKLHVKLEEEDVSRSLIIDGVLLIRDAKSASLVREMLIAYLPHNHRDELAAEAA from the coding sequence ATGGATATCGCAACCGGCGCCGGCCTCGTCGGCGGCATCGCGGTCGTGTTCGTGCTCATCATGATCGACGGCGGCAACTTCGCCGCCTATTTCGACAAGCACGCGGTGATCGTGATCTTCGGTGGCGCCACCGCCGCCACCATGCTGCGCTTCCCGTTCTCGGTCATCGTCCACGGCGTGCCGATGGGCCTGCGCTACGCCTTCAACATGCGGGCGATCCGGCCGCGCGAGCTGATCGACGAGATCACCAAGATCGCCGACGTGGTCAAGAAGCAGGGCCCGATGGCGATTGAGAACCTCGAGATCTCGGACCCGTTCCTGGCGCAGGGCGTGCGCTACATCGCCGACGGCTACGACCGCGAGTTCATCCGCGACACGATGGAGCGCGACCGCGACAACTTCCTGATGCACCTCGACGAGGGCTCGAAGGTCTACCGCGCCTTCGGCGACTGCGCCCCGGCCTGGGGCATGATCGGCACGATCCTCGGCATGGTGACGATGTTCGCCAACATGTCCGACCCCTCGAAGCTCGGCCCCGCCATGGCGACCGCGCTGCTCGCCACCCTGTACGGCGCGCTCATCGCCAACATGATCACCCTGCCGATCGCCGACAAGCTCCACGTCAAGCTCGAGGAGGAGGACGTCTCGCGCTCGCTCATCATCGACGGGGTGCTGCTGATCCGCGACGCCAAGAGCGCCTCGCTGGTGCGCGAGATGCTGATCGCCTACCTGCCCCACAACCACCGCGACGAACTGGCCGCCGAGGCGGCCTGA
- the fliE gene encoding flagellar hook-basal body complex protein FliE, which produces MTTNAFAAGAYAAIQNIGRSPAAGTAGAGEGGFTHLLSSALDGVSEAGKRADGQAMAVAAGKANVVDVVTAVAESETALQTLVAVRDRVISAYEDIMRMQI; this is translated from the coding sequence ATGACCACGAATGCCTTCGCGGCCGGCGCCTACGCCGCGATCCAGAACATCGGCCGCAGCCCGGCCGCCGGCACCGCCGGCGCGGGGGAGGGCGGCTTCACCCACCTCCTGTCCTCGGCCCTCGACGGGGTGTCGGAGGCCGGCAAGCGCGCCGACGGCCAGGCCATGGCGGTCGCCGCCGGCAAGGCCAACGTCGTCGACGTGGTGACCGCGGTGGCCGAGAGCGAGACCGCGCTCCAGACCCTGGTGGCGGTGCGCGACCGGGTGATCTCGGCCTACGAGGACATCATGCGGATGCAGATTTAA
- a CDS encoding glucan ABC transporter ATP-binding protein/ permease: MRLIRLYVRVMGQLGPDLRLGALLAAANVALAVAAFAEPVLFGRIIDRLTHLPAGGAGTSGLLLLVAAWVGFGLFSIGAGVLIALHADRLAHRSRLSAMANYFEHVLDLPLAFHSANHSGRVLKAMLEGTSGMAATWLGFFRDHCAALVSLVVLLPLTLFLNWQLGSILVALMVVFTALTTFVLRRTETLQGKVEEYHSGLAAHASDALGNVAVIQSFTRAKAEKEAMHGIIRDLLAAQIPVLSWWALASVATRASATLTMTAIFVTGIVLHGHGMATVGDVVSFMSLATMLVARLDQVVAFVNGVFLQAPKMQEFFEILDTVPAVHDRPGAKAVARLDGDVTFEDVRFSYDGRRPALDGVSFTARAGETVALVGTTGSGKSTTLGLLHRAFDPDAGTIRIDGEDLRDIGLSSLRHNIGVVFQEPMLFARSIRENLQVGRPDATDAEMLDALERAQAAEFMARQPDGLDTVIGERGRSLSGGERQRLSIARALLKNPPVLILDEATSALDAATERKLQGALEAVMEGRTTFVIAHRLSTIRDADRILVFHQGRIVESGTFDELVAEGGRFADLARAQFMAAVPEPDYAMAA, encoded by the coding sequence ATGCGGTTGATCAGGCTCTACGTTCGGGTCATGGGCCAGCTCGGGCCCGACCTGCGCCTCGGCGCGCTTCTGGCCGCGGCCAACGTCGCGCTCGCGGTGGCGGCCTTCGCCGAGCCGGTGCTGTTCGGCCGCATCATCGACCGGCTGACCCACCTGCCGGCCGGCGGCGCCGGCACGTCGGGCCTGCTGCTGCTGGTCGCCGCCTGGGTCGGGTTCGGGCTGTTCTCGATCGGCGCCGGCGTCTTGATCGCGCTCCACGCCGACCGGCTCGCCCACCGCAGCCGGTTGTCCGCCATGGCCAACTACTTCGAGCACGTCCTCGACCTGCCGCTCGCCTTCCACTCGGCCAACCATTCGGGCCGGGTGCTGAAGGCGATGCTGGAGGGCACGAGCGGCATGGCGGCGACCTGGCTCGGCTTCTTCCGCGACCATTGCGCCGCGCTCGTCTCCCTCGTCGTGCTCCTGCCGCTGACGCTGTTCCTCAACTGGCAGCTCGGCTCGATCCTGGTCGCCCTGATGGTGGTGTTCACCGCGCTCACCACCTTCGTCCTGCGCCGCACCGAGACCCTGCAGGGCAAGGTCGAGGAGTACCATTCGGGCCTCGCGGCCCACGCCTCCGACGCCCTCGGCAACGTCGCGGTGATCCAGTCCTTCACCCGCGCCAAGGCCGAGAAGGAGGCGATGCACGGCATCATCCGCGACCTGCTCGCCGCGCAGATCCCGGTCCTGTCCTGGTGGGCGCTGGCCTCCGTCGCCACCCGCGCCTCGGCGACGCTGACCATGACGGCGATCTTCGTCACCGGCATCGTGCTGCACGGCCACGGGATGGCCACCGTCGGCGACGTGGTCTCGTTCATGAGCCTCGCCACGATGCTGGTCGCCCGGCTCGATCAGGTCGTCGCCTTCGTCAACGGCGTCTTCCTGCAGGCGCCGAAGATGCAGGAATTCTTCGAGATCCTCGACACCGTGCCCGCCGTCCACGACCGGCCCGGCGCCAAGGCGGTGGCGCGGCTTGACGGCGACGTGACCTTCGAGGACGTGCGCTTCTCCTACGACGGCCGCCGCCCGGCCCTCGACGGGGTGTCGTTCACGGCGCGCGCCGGCGAGACCGTGGCCCTCGTCGGCACCACGGGCTCGGGCAAGTCGACGACGCTGGGGCTCCTCCACCGCGCCTTCGACCCCGATGCCGGCACCATCCGCATCGACGGCGAGGACCTGCGCGACATCGGCCTGTCGTCCCTGCGCCACAACATCGGCGTGGTGTTCCAGGAGCCGATGCTGTTCGCCCGCTCGATCCGCGAGAACCTCCAGGTCGGCCGGCCCGACGCCACCGATGCCGAGATGCTCGACGCCCTCGAGCGCGCCCAGGCCGCCGAGTTCATGGCGCGCCAGCCCGACGGGCTCGACACGGTGATCGGCGAGCGCGGCCGCTCGTTGTCCGGCGGCGAGCGCCAGCGGCTCTCAATCGCCCGGGCGCTCCTGAAGAACCCGCCGGTGCTGATCCTCGACGAGGCGACGAGCGCGCTCGACGCCGCCACCGAGCGCAAGCTCCAGGGCGCGCTGGAGGCCGTGATGGAGGGGCGCACCACTTTCGTGATCGCCCACCGCCTGTCGACGATCCGCGACGCCGACCGCATCCTGGTCTTCCACCAAGGCCGGATCGTCGAGAGCGGCACCTTCGACGAGCTGGTGGCCGAGGGCGGCCGCTTCGCCGACCTCGCCCGGGCCCAGTTCATGGCGGCGGTGCCCGAGCCGGATTACGCGATGGCGGCGTGA
- a CDS encoding CAP domain-containing protein, whose translation MRPAALKRLVCLGLPLSLAACAATEATRAPVGPAGPSLYWPMAATGAQIDAGAAHDMIAAYRRNKGLPPLALDPGLQRLAETETAAMAAAGRPSQADIVKTVAARMGYPDPAANLSAGYHTLAEAFSGWRESPAHNAVMLDPTATRMGIATAYAPGSKYKVYWALLVAK comes from the coding sequence ATCCGTCCCGCCGCGCTGAAGCGCCTCGTCTGCCTGGGCCTGCCGCTCTCGCTCGCCGCCTGCGCGGCGACCGAGGCGACGCGGGCGCCGGTCGGCCCGGCGGGACCGAGCCTGTACTGGCCGATGGCGGCGACCGGCGCCCAGATCGACGCGGGCGCGGCCCACGACATGATCGCCGCCTATCGCCGCAACAAGGGATTGCCGCCCCTCGCCCTCGATCCCGGCCTCCAGCGCCTCGCCGAGACCGAGACCGCCGCCATGGCCGCCGCCGGCCGCCCGAGCCAGGCCGACATCGTCAAGACGGTGGCCGCCCGCATGGGCTACCCGGACCCGGCCGCCAACCTCTCGGCCGGCTACCACACCCTGGCGGAAGCGTTCTCAGGGTGGCGCGAGAGCCCGGCCCACAACGCCGTGATGCTCGACCCGACGGCGACCCGGATGGGGATCGCGACGGCCTACGCGCCGGGGTCGAAGTACAAGGTGTATTGGGCGCTGCTGGTGGCGAAGTAG
- the fliQ gene encoding flagellar biosynthesis protein FliQ, which translates to MTGLAILDVARDGIFTFLKVAGPLMVVALVVGLAVSLFQALTQIQEQTLIYVPKIVAVFAAMLLMLPFMGDALAGYMTRIAARIASGG; encoded by the coding sequence ATGACCGGCCTCGCCATCCTCGACGTCGCCCGCGACGGCATCTTCACCTTCCTGAAGGTCGCCGGCCCCTTGATGGTCGTCGCCCTCGTGGTCGGCCTCGCGGTGTCGCTGTTCCAGGCCCTGACCCAGATCCAGGAGCAGACCCTGATCTACGTGCCGAAGATCGTCGCGGTCTTCGCCGCGATGCTGCTGATGCTGCCTTTCATGGGCGACGCGCTGGCCGGCTACATGACCCGCATCGCCGCCCGCATCGCCTCCGGGGGGTGA
- a CDS encoding DUF3772 domain-containing protein: protein MRQLRRWTIALAAALLSPGLAAAQGHAAKPERALVAQAPAAKPDAKSEAKPSQPAAAQPAAAPAEAPKPPPQTPISEQIKQIRAQLDAEKADLDQREQALTHRELNKDDLALLREGIPAVADRLRQVVEQLGPRLDAAKERLNQLGPKPKDPEGADVAQERAQREAGVAEIDDTLRLARSLLVQSEQITDQISNRRRSAFTRALFERTDGLVSPNLWMRAASDLDRDLRALKSSVDDSVTQVQRRGSAFNLFLLALAIGVSVALYIGRRHIAPRVGHRSSTDAQPTRYARVLAAWRVFLVGAVPAVLGSFLVGYTLDVTGLLPLRLLPAAHRIVASLAFVAVVEAMADALLSPDRPAWRLVAMTDATAERLNRLIIAIASVIAVGRTIEGLNEGISVSLPITIVTKGVFAAVVAVVLAEGLRRFAARAETDEACLGPYIAAESTSGIGGPLRILGWIVVAAIGVSALVGYIALSSFLIDQLMWTAIAAALLYLAIASVDAVVASALQDDSRIATALQANTGLRKRSLNQIAVLISGFVRVVLLTAAGVLLLASWGVDSTDIFSWAQAAFFGFTVGGVTISLSTIALAIGLFTLGLLITKAVQRWLENTYLPATDLDPGLRNSISTVSGYVGFLLTLALAFSYLGLSLEKLTIVAGALSVGIGFGLQSIVNNFVSGLLLLWERPIRVGDLVVIGDNEGYVRRISVRSTEIQTFDRSAVIVPNSNLISGVVKNRVRGDRTGRVTITVSVLRNQDPVHAAELIAACAKAHPDVLKEPPPRVVFRKIGDPFLEFELIAMITDVGSQAKVQSDLNFAVFKTLSEGGLIPNLGPGSSIVTVQGLDAMQDAMGQIARMASPAALRPETRSEPEAERRRTPETVP, encoded by the coding sequence CGGCCGCCTTGCTGAGCCCCGGGCTCGCGGCGGCGCAGGGACACGCGGCGAAGCCGGAGCGGGCGCTCGTCGCCCAGGCGCCGGCCGCGAAGCCCGACGCCAAATCCGAGGCCAAGCCCTCCCAGCCCGCTGCCGCCCAGCCCGCCGCCGCGCCGGCCGAGGCGCCCAAGCCGCCGCCGCAGACCCCGATCTCCGAGCAGATCAAGCAGATCCGCGCCCAGCTCGACGCCGAGAAGGCCGACCTCGACCAGCGCGAGCAGGCCCTGACCCACCGCGAGCTGAACAAGGACGACCTCGCGCTCCTGCGCGAGGGCATCCCGGCGGTGGCCGACCGGCTGCGCCAGGTCGTCGAGCAGCTCGGGCCCCGGCTCGACGCGGCCAAGGAACGGCTGAACCAGCTCGGGCCCAAGCCCAAGGATCCCGAGGGCGCGGACGTCGCCCAGGAGCGGGCCCAGCGCGAGGCCGGCGTCGCCGAGATCGACGACACGCTGCGGCTCGCCCGCTCGCTCCTGGTCCAGAGCGAGCAGATCACCGACCAGATCAGCAACCGGCGCCGCTCCGCCTTCACCCGCGCCCTGTTCGAGCGCACCGACGGCCTGGTGAGCCCGAACCTGTGGATGCGCGCCGCCAGCGACCTCGACCGCGACCTGCGGGCGCTGAAGAGCTCCGTCGACGACTCGGTCACCCAGGTCCAGCGCCGGGGCTCGGCGTTCAACCTGTTCCTGCTCGCGCTGGCGATCGGCGTGTCGGTGGCGCTCTACATCGGGCGCCGGCACATCGCCCCGCGGGTCGGGCACCGCTCGTCGACGGACGCGCAGCCGACCCGCTACGCCCGGGTGCTGGCGGCCTGGCGCGTCTTCCTCGTCGGCGCGGTGCCGGCGGTGCTCGGCAGCTTCCTCGTCGGCTACACCCTCGACGTCACCGGTCTCCTGCCGCTGCGCCTCCTGCCGGCGGCCCACCGGATCGTCGCCTCGCTCGCCTTCGTGGCGGTGGTCGAGGCGATGGCCGACGCGCTGCTCTCGCCCGACCGTCCGGCCTGGCGCCTCGTCGCGATGACCGACGCCACCGCCGAGCGGCTCAACCGCCTGATCATCGCCATCGCCTCGGTGATCGCGGTCGGCCGCACCATCGAGGGGCTGAACGAGGGCATCTCGGTCAGCCTGCCGATCACCATCGTCACCAAGGGCGTCTTCGCCGCGGTGGTCGCCGTGGTGCTGGCCGAGGGCCTGCGGCGGTTCGCGGCCCGGGCCGAGACCGACGAGGCCTGCCTCGGCCCCTACATCGCCGCCGAGTCGACCTCCGGCATCGGCGGGCCCCTGCGCATCCTCGGCTGGATCGTGGTGGCGGCGATCGGGGTCTCGGCGCTCGTCGGCTACATCGCCCTGTCGTCGTTCCTGATCGACCAGCTGATGTGGACCGCCATCGCGGCGGCGCTCCTCTACCTGGCGATCGCGAGCGTCGACGCGGTGGTGGCGTCCGCCCTCCAGGACGATTCGCGCATCGCGACCGCGCTCCAGGCCAATACCGGCCTGCGCAAGCGCTCGCTCAACCAGATCGCGGTGCTGATCTCGGGCTTCGTCCGAGTCGTGCTGCTCACCGCGGCCGGCGTCCTGCTGCTCGCCTCCTGGGGCGTCGATTCGACCGACATCTTCTCCTGGGCCCAGGCTGCGTTCTTCGGCTTCACCGTCGGCGGGGTGACGATCTCGCTCTCGACGATCGCGCTCGCCATCGGGCTGTTCACGCTCGGCCTCCTCATCACCAAGGCGGTGCAGCGCTGGCTCGAGAACACCTACCTGCCGGCCACCGACCTCGACCCGGGCCTGCGCAACTCGATCTCGACGGTGAGCGGCTATGTCGGCTTCCTGCTCACCCTGGCGCTCGCCTTCTCGTACCTGGGCCTGAGCCTGGAAAAGCTCACCATCGTCGCCGGCGCCCTGTCGGTCGGTATCGGTTTCGGCCTGCAATCGATCGTCAACAACTTCGTCTCGGGCCTGCTGCTGCTCTGGGAGCGGCCGATCCGGGTCGGCGACCTCGTGGTGATCGGCGACAACGAGGGCTATGTCCGGCGCATCAGCGTGCGCTCGACCGAGATCCAGACCTTCGACCGCTCGGCCGTGATCGTGCCGAACTCGAACCTGATCTCCGGCGTGGTGAAGAACCGGGTCCGCGGCGACCGCACCGGCCGGGTCACCATCACGGTGAGCGTCCTGCGCAACCAGGACCCGGTCCACGCCGCCGAGCTGATCGCGGCCTGCGCCAAGGCCCATCCGGACGTGCTCAAGGAGCCGCCGCCCCGGGTGGTGTTCCGCAAGATCGGCGATCCCTTCCTCGAATTCGAGCTGATCGCGATGATCACCGACGTCGGCTCGCAGGCGAAGGTGCAGAGCGACCTCAACTTCGCGGTGTTCAAGACCTTGTCCGAGGGCGGTCTCATCCCCAATCTCGGACCTGGATCGAGCATCGTCACGGTTCAGGGGCTGGACGCGATGCAGGACGCGATGGGGCAGATCGCCCGCATGGCGAGTCCTGCCGCCCTCCGGCCCGAGACCCGCTCCGAGCCCGAGGCCGAGCGTCGCCGAACCCCCGAGACCGTGCCGTGA
- a CDS encoding DMT family transporter, whose amino-acid sequence MSRLLPLSDAASPGVSWPTRLAPGLFVLIWATGFIVARLIAPHAEPLTFLSIRFVLSAGVLSGLALAAGATWPRGWRGWRDAMVAGILIHGVYLDAVFWAVHRGLPAGIAALVASLQPLLTAAVAGPLLGERVSGLRWLGIAVGLLGAGLVLAPRIGASGGIPPVALAVCFCGTVGITLGTLWQKRKAVAVDLRTNAAAQFVGAGLLTLPLALLTENGAFDLSVPLLLGLAWAVLGLSVGGILILLGLIRRGAVAGVAALFYLVPPVSAAMAFGLFGETLAPVQLLGMVVAVAGVAIASRG is encoded by the coding sequence ATGAGCCGCCTCCTGCCTCTCTCCGACGCCGCTTCACCGGGCGTCTCCTGGCCGACCCGCCTGGCGCCCGGCCTGTTCGTGCTGATCTGGGCCACGGGCTTCATCGTGGCGCGGCTGATCGCGCCGCATGCCGAGCCGCTGACGTTCCTCAGCATCCGCTTTGTCCTCAGCGCGGGGGTGCTGTCGGGCCTGGCGCTCGCCGCCGGCGCGACCTGGCCCCGGGGGTGGCGCGGCTGGCGCGACGCGATGGTGGCCGGGATCCTGATCCACGGCGTCTACCTCGACGCGGTGTTCTGGGCGGTGCATCGCGGGCTGCCGGCCGGCATCGCCGCCCTGGTGGCGAGCCTGCAGCCGCTGCTCACCGCCGCGGTGGCGGGACCGCTGCTGGGCGAGCGGGTCTCAGGTCTGCGCTGGCTCGGCATCGCGGTCGGCCTCCTCGGCGCCGGGCTGGTGCTGGCGCCGCGCATCGGCGCCAGCGGCGGCATCCCGCCCGTCGCGCTCGCGGTCTGCTTCTGCGGCACGGTCGGGATCACGCTCGGCACCCTGTGGCAGAAGCGCAAGGCCGTCGCGGTCGACCTGCGCACCAACGCCGCGGCGCAGTTCGTCGGCGCCGGCCTCCTCACCCTGCCGCTCGCCCTCCTCACCGAGAACGGCGCGTTCGACCTCTCGGTCCCGCTGCTCCTCGGCCTCGCCTGGGCGGTGCTCGGCCTCTCGGTCGGCGGCATCTTGATCCTGCTCGGGCTGATCCGCCGCGGGGCGGTGGCGGGCGTCGCGGCCCTGTTCTACCTCGTGCCGCCGGTCTCGGCCGCGATGGCGTTCGGCCTGTTCGGCGAGACGCTGGCGCCGGTGCAGCTCCTCGGCATGGTGGTGGCGGTGGCCGGGGTGGCGATCGCGAGCCGCGGTTAA
- the fliP gene encoding flagellar type III secretion system pore protein FliP (The bacterial flagellar biogenesis protein FliP forms a type III secretion system (T3SS)-type pore required for flagellar assembly.) translates to MPPANRPSLLPLLCRATIALLFLSGGTALAQSLTVDLGPSGGVTERALQLVALITVLALAPSVLVMATSFTRIVVVLSILRSALGTQTAPPNAVIVSLSLFLTAFVMAPTAREAYRTGIEPLLAGQIQQSQAFERASAPFKAFMLRSVREKDLKLFLDLARAGTPATPEAVGLEVLTPAFMVSELRRAFEIGFLLFIPFLIIDLVVASILMSVGMMMLPPATVALPFKLIFFVLVDGWTLVAGSLVQSYGG, encoded by the coding sequence ATGCCGCCCGCGAATCGCCCGTCCCTCCTCCCCCTCCTCTGCCGCGCGACGATCGCCCTGCTGTTCCTGTCCGGCGGCACGGCGCTGGCGCAGAGCCTGACGGTCGATCTCGGCCCCAGCGGCGGCGTCACCGAGCGGGCGCTGCAGCTCGTCGCCCTCATCACCGTGCTGGCGCTGGCGCCCTCGGTGCTGGTGATGGCGACCTCGTTCACCCGCATCGTGGTGGTGCTGTCGATCCTGCGCTCGGCGCTCGGCACCCAGACGGCGCCGCCCAACGCGGTGATCGTCAGCCTGTCGCTGTTCCTCACCGCCTTCGTGATGGCGCCGACGGCACGGGAGGCCTACCGCACCGGCATCGAGCCGCTGCTCGCCGGGCAGATCCAGCAGAGCCAGGCCTTCGAGCGCGCGAGCGCGCCGTTCAAGGCGTTCATGCTGCGCAGCGTGCGCGAGAAGGACCTCAAGCTGTTCCTCGACCTCGCCCGGGCCGGCACGCCCGCGACGCCCGAGGCCGTCGGCCTCGAGGTGCTGACCCCCGCCTTCATGGTCTCGGAGCTCAGGCGCGCCTTCGAGATCGGCTTCCTGCTGTTCATCCCGTTCCTGATCATCGACCTCGTGGTCGCGTCGATCCTGATGTCCGTCGGCATGATGATGCTGCCGCCCGCCACCGTGGCGCTGCCGTTCAAGCTGATCTTCTTCGTGCTGGTCGACGGCTGGACCCTGGTCGCGGGATCGCTGGTGCAGAGCTACGGCGGGTGA
- a CDS encoding YihY/virulence factor BrkB family protein, whose amino-acid sequence MRPRTALEIAAIAAQRFVAHDGWAIASHIALSLLTSLFPFLILLTALAGVFGTKSLADEAGNLLFEIWPSEVAGPIAGEVHRVLTEQRGGLLTLGAVLALYFSSSGVESLRVGLNRAYGLREMRPWWLTRLESIGYVICAAFAMLAFTFLVVLGPLMWRGLVLVAPGLEPLGLTIAVGRVGVTVLLVASVLVIAHKFIAAGRRPVHMVLPGIAVTLGLWVLAGLGFGMYLDRFSSAYVSTYGGLATAMVFLVFVYWLAAMFLFGGEINGTVIAARRRRLQARAQTRRETIKML is encoded by the coding sequence ATCCGTCCCCGCACCGCCCTGGAGATCGCCGCGATCGCGGCGCAGCGCTTCGTCGCCCATGACGGCTGGGCGATCGCGAGCCACATCGCGCTCTCGCTCCTGACCTCGCTGTTCCCGTTCCTGATCCTGCTCACCGCGCTCGCGGGCGTGTTCGGCACCAAGTCGCTCGCCGACGAGGCCGGCAACCTCCTGTTCGAGATCTGGCCGAGCGAGGTGGCGGGGCCGATCGCCGGCGAGGTCCACCGGGTGCTGACCGAGCAGCGCGGCGGGCTCCTCACCCTCGGCGCGGTGCTGGCGCTGTACTTCTCGTCGAGCGGGGTCGAGAGCCTGCGGGTCGGCCTCAACCGGGCCTACGGGTTGCGCGAGATGCGGCCGTGGTGGCTCACGCGGCTGGAATCGATCGGCTACGTGATCTGCGCCGCCTTCGCGATGCTGGCCTTCACCTTCCTGGTGGTGCTCGGGCCACTGATGTGGCGCGGTCTGGTGCTGGTGGCGCCGGGGCTGGAGCCGCTCGGTCTCACCATCGCGGTCGGCCGGGTAGGAGTGACCGTGCTGCTCGTCGCGAGCGTGCTGGTGATCGCCCACAAGTTCATCGCCGCCGGGCGCCGGCCGGTGCACATGGTGCTGCCCGGCATCGCCGTCACCCTCGGCCTGTGGGTGCTGGCCGGCCTCGGCTTCGGGATGTACCTCGACCGGTTCTCGAGCGCCTACGTCTCGACCTACGGGGGTCTCGCCACCGCGATGGTGTTCCTGGTCTTCGTCTACTGGCTCGCCGCGATGTTCCTGTTCGGCGGCGAGATCAACGGCACGGTGATCGCCGCCCGCCGCCGCCGCCTCCAGGCCCGGGCACAGACCCGGCGGGAGACGATCAAGATGCTGTAG
- a CDS encoding OmpA/MotB family protein: protein MAKKKRGGAHGGHGWFVTFADLMALLMSFFVMIAAYSTQDQKKLQAVAGSMRDAFGTTRESRFSGIIEKDGLPSATKLRNVRDIPPEKASDRTDPPSDDEALADGIQHRSYKDGFGLAVTSLRQALQDLPEIAELSKSIVIEVTARGLDISLVDQDNRAMFPEGSTRPNDRTRQVLERIVPTLRRLPNRIAVTGFTAADRPGRRPAAPPWELSAGRAVSVREILAGNGLPADRFASVSGKADTEPLFPDNPYLPANRRVTVTLLNEAPPTPRGIGFP from the coding sequence GTGGCCAAGAAGAAGCGCGGCGGGGCCCATGGCGGCCACGGCTGGTTCGTGACCTTCGCGGACCTGATGGCGCTGTTGATGAGCTTCTTCGTGATGATCGCCGCCTACTCGACCCAGGATCAGAAGAAGCTCCAGGCGGTGGCGGGCTCGATGCGCGACGCCTTCGGCACCACCCGCGAATCGCGCTTCAGCGGCATCATCGAGAAGGACGGCCTGCCCTCGGCGACCAAGCTGCGCAACGTCCGCGACATCCCGCCCGAGAAGGCCTCGGACCGGACCGATCCCCCGTCCGACGACGAGGCGCTGGCCGACGGCATCCAGCACAGGAGCTACAAGGACGGCTTCGGCCTCGCCGTGACCTCCCTGCGCCAGGCCTTGCAGGACCTGCCGGAGATCGCCGAACTGTCGAAGAGCATCGTGATCGAGGTGACGGCGCGGGGCCTCGACATCTCCCTCGTCGACCAGGACAACCGCGCGATGTTCCCCGAGGGCTCGACGCGGCCCAACGACCGCACCCGCCAGGTGCTGGAGCGGATCGTGCCGACCTTGCGCCGGCTGCCCAACCGCATCGCGGTGACCGGCTTCACCGCCGCCGACCGCCCCGGCCGCCGCCCCGCCGCCCCGCCCTGGGAGCTGTCGGCCGGCCGCGCGGTCAGCGTGCGCGAGATCCTGGCCGGCAACGGCCTGCCGGCCGACCGCTTCGCCTCGGTGTCGGGCAAGGCCGATACCGAGCCGCTGTTTCCCGACAACCCGTACCTGCCGGCCAACCGCCGGGTGACGGTGACGCTCTTGAACGAGGCGCCGCCGACGCCGAGGGGGATCGGGTTCCCGTAG
- the flgC gene encoding flagellar basal body rod protein FlgC, translating into MDFSKAIGIAASGLKVQSGRMRVISENIANADSAPTSAAAEPYRRKIATFTNHVDRALDASVVDLGKVRRDQSPFRSKQDPGNPAADANGEVRMPNVNVLVETVDMREAQRSYEANLNMVTLTNRMVSRTIDILKA; encoded by the coding sequence ATGGATTTCAGCAAGGCGATCGGCATCGCGGCCTCCGGGCTCAAGGTCCAGTCGGGCCGGATGCGGGTGATCTCGGAGAACATCGCCAACGCGGATTCGGCGCCCACCAGCGCCGCCGCCGAGCCCTACCGGCGCAAGATCGCGACCTTCACCAACCACGTCGACCGCGCGCTCGACGCGTCCGTGGTCGACCTCGGCAAGGTCCGGCGCGACCAGAGCCCGTTCCGCTCCAAGCAGGATCCCGGCAACCCGGCCGCCGACGCCAACGGCGAGGTGCGGATGCCCAACGTCAACGTCCTGGTCGAGACCGTCGACATGCGCGAGGCCCAGCGCTCCTACGAGGCGAACCTCAACATGGTCACGCTCACCAACCGCATGGTGTCCCGCACCATCGACATCCTGAAGGCCTGA